The proteins below are encoded in one region of Pithys albifrons albifrons isolate INPA30051 chromosome 25, PitAlb_v1, whole genome shotgun sequence:
- the RUNDC3A gene encoding RUN domain-containing protein 3A isoform X2 codes for MEASWVPAAMALGLSSKKASSRNIAVERKNLITVCRFSVKTLLEKYTADPIDDSSEEFVNFAAILEQILSHRFKGPVSWFSSDGQRGFWDYIRLACSKVPNNCVSSIENMENISTSRAKGRAWIRVALMEKRMSEYISTALRDTRTTRRFYDDGAIMLREESTVLTGMLIGLSAIDFSFCLKGEVMDGKTPVVIDYTPYLKFTQSYDYLSEEEERGSVESSTSEDSSPEHPYLPLVTDEDSWYNKWRKMEQKFRIVYAQKGYLEELVRLRESQLKDLEAENKRLKLRLEEVMVQNQLEKRELEGVILELQEQLTGLIPCENPQLAQLSKEMVTPLVNQWPSLGTLNGNESGSDSKLYRREGPHTLHAGALRLPGLPAQLQVPGQPQVQRVPGERQHGSQPDPQPQLRPPAPLPPPWPSAAAQD; via the exons ATGGAAGCGAGCTGGGTGCCGGCTGCCATGGCTCTGGGGCTCTCCTCCAAGAAAGCTTCCTCCAGGAATATCGCCGTGGAGAGGAAAAACCTCATCACCGTCTGCAG GTTCTCAGTGAAGACCCTTCTGGAGAAGTACACGGCGGATCCCATTGATGACTCCTCTGAGGAGTTTGTCAACTTCGCCGCCATCCTCGAGCAGATCCTCAGCCACCGCTTCAAAG gTCCTGTCAGCTGGTTCAGCTCCGATGGGCAGCGCGGGTTTTGGGATTACATCCGCCTGGCCTGCAGCAAGGTCCCCAACAACTGTGTCAGCAGCATCGAGAACATGGAGAACATCAGCACATCAAGGGCCAAG GGCCGGGCCTGGATCCGCGTGGCGCTGATGGAGAAGCGAATGTCCGAGTACATCTCCACGGCCCTGCGGGACACACGGACCACCAG GAGGTTTTACGATGACGGGGCCATCATGCTGCGGGAGGAGTCCACGGTGCTCACGGGGATGCTCATTGGGCTCAGCGCCATTGACTTCAG CTTCTGCCTGAAGGGAGAGGTCATGGATGGGAAAACACCCGTGGTCATCGACTACACACCCTACCTGAAGTTCACACAGAG TTATGACTACCTGAGCGAGGAGGAGGAGCGGGGCAGCGTGGAGAGCAGCACCAGTGAGGACAGCTCACCTGAGCACCCCTACCTGCCCCTGGTCACTGATGAGGACAGTTGGTACAACAAGTGGCGCAAGATGGAGCAGAAATTCCGCATTGTTTATGCCCAAAAG GGGTACCTGGAGGAGCTGGTGCGGCTGCGGGAGTCGCAGCTGAAGGACCTGGAGGCGGAGAACAAGCGGCTGAAGCTGCGGCTGGAGGAGGTGATGGTGCAGAAccagctggagaagagggagctggagggcgtcatcctggagctgcaggagcagct GACGGGGCTGATCCCCTGCGAGAACCCACAGCTGGCGCAGCTCTCCAAGGAGATGGTGACACCTCTGGTCAACCAGTGGCCCTCACTGGGGACCCTCAATGGCAACGAGAGCGGCTCGGACAGCAAACTCTACAGGAG GGAAGGACCCCACACCCTCCATGCTGGGGCTCTGCGGCTCCCTggcctccctgcccagctgcaagTCCCTGGCCAGCCTCAAGTCCAACGAGTGCCTGGTGAGCGACAGCACGGAAGCCAGCCCGACCCGCAGCCCCAGCTGaggcccccggccccgctgccacCCCCCTGGCCCAGCGCCGCGGCGCAGGACTGA
- the RUNDC3A gene encoding RUN domain-containing protein 3A isoform X1: MEASWVPAAMALGLSSKKASSRNIAVERKNLITVCRFSVKTLLEKYTADPIDDSSEEFVNFAAILEQILSHRFKGPVSWFSSDGQRGFWDYIRLACSKVPNNCVSSIENMENISTSRAKGRAWIRVALMEKRMSEYISTALRDTRTTRRFYDDGAIMLREESTVLTGMLIGLSAIDFSFCLKGEVMDGKTPVVIDYTPYLKFTQSYDYLSEEEERGSVESSTSEDSSPEHPYLPLVTDEDSWYNKWRKMEQKFRIVYAQKGYLEELVRLRESQLKDLEAENKRLKLRLEEVMVQNQLEKRELEGVILELQEQLTGLIPCENPQLAQLSKEMVTPLVNQWPSLGTLNGNESGSDSKLYRRHSFVSTDQLSAENSLSSDSQRLGEGKREGEPWGPLGKDPTPSMLGLCGSLASLPSCKSLASLKSNECLVSDSTEASPTRSPS; the protein is encoded by the exons ATGGAAGCGAGCTGGGTGCCGGCTGCCATGGCTCTGGGGCTCTCCTCCAAGAAAGCTTCCTCCAGGAATATCGCCGTGGAGAGGAAAAACCTCATCACCGTCTGCAG GTTCTCAGTGAAGACCCTTCTGGAGAAGTACACGGCGGATCCCATTGATGACTCCTCTGAGGAGTTTGTCAACTTCGCCGCCATCCTCGAGCAGATCCTCAGCCACCGCTTCAAAG gTCCTGTCAGCTGGTTCAGCTCCGATGGGCAGCGCGGGTTTTGGGATTACATCCGCCTGGCCTGCAGCAAGGTCCCCAACAACTGTGTCAGCAGCATCGAGAACATGGAGAACATCAGCACATCAAGGGCCAAG GGCCGGGCCTGGATCCGCGTGGCGCTGATGGAGAAGCGAATGTCCGAGTACATCTCCACGGCCCTGCGGGACACACGGACCACCAG GAGGTTTTACGATGACGGGGCCATCATGCTGCGGGAGGAGTCCACGGTGCTCACGGGGATGCTCATTGGGCTCAGCGCCATTGACTTCAG CTTCTGCCTGAAGGGAGAGGTCATGGATGGGAAAACACCCGTGGTCATCGACTACACACCCTACCTGAAGTTCACACAGAG TTATGACTACCTGAGCGAGGAGGAGGAGCGGGGCAGCGTGGAGAGCAGCACCAGTGAGGACAGCTCACCTGAGCACCCCTACCTGCCCCTGGTCACTGATGAGGACAGTTGGTACAACAAGTGGCGCAAGATGGAGCAGAAATTCCGCATTGTTTATGCCCAAAAG GGGTACCTGGAGGAGCTGGTGCGGCTGCGGGAGTCGCAGCTGAAGGACCTGGAGGCGGAGAACAAGCGGCTGAAGCTGCGGCTGGAGGAGGTGATGGTGCAGAAccagctggagaagagggagctggagggcgtcatcctggagctgcaggagcagct GACGGGGCTGATCCCCTGCGAGAACCCACAGCTGGCGCAGCTCTCCAAGGAGATGGTGACACCTCTGGTCAACCAGTGGCCCTCACTGGGGACCCTCAATGGCAACGAGAGCGGCTCGGACAGCAAACTCTACAGGAG gcacagcttcGTGAGCACTGACCAGCTCTCGGCCGAGAACAGCCTCAGCTCCGACTCCCAGCGCCTGGGCGAGGGCAAGCGCGAGGGCGAGCCCTGGGGGCCCTTGG GGAAGGACCCCACACCCTCCATGCTGGGGCTCTGCGGCTCCCTggcctccctgcccagctgcaagTCCCTGGCCAGCCTCAAGTCCAACGAGTGCCTGGTGAGCGACAGCACGGAAGCCAGCCCGACCCGCAGCCCCAGCTGa